The following coding sequences lie in one Sphingobium sp. KCTC 72723 genomic window:
- a CDS encoding valine--tRNA ligase, whose protein sequence is MTDLPKTFDPADIEARWYAHWEERGLFRPERPDAQPYTIVNPPPNVTGSLHIGHALDNTLQDIMIRYERLRGKDALWVVGTDHAGIATQMVVERQLNAAGQKRTDYSRNDFVTKVWDWKAQSGGTITGQLRRLGCSMDWANERFTMDEGFSKAVVKTFVELHQRGLLYRDKRLVNWDPHFRSAISDLEVETKETKGGFWHFRYPLADGAQLSDGTVHVVVATTRPETMLADMAIAVNAEDSRYKDVIGKHIILPITGRRIPIVADDHADPELGSGAVKITPGHDFNDFEVGKRAGSKAADMLNMFDADANVVQTADGLIPDRFLGLHRFKRDGVDGAREAVVAEMKALGLLVPHVTKNKEGEEVAADFEPRTIQTPYGDRSGVVIEPWLTDQWYVDAAKLAQAPMQAVRDGRIEIVPKTWEKTFFNWMENIQPWCVSRQLWWGHQIPAWFDEDGTPYVAETEAEAQALAGNKALVRDPDVLDTWFSSALWPFGTLGWPEQSEKLSRHYPNDLLISGFDILFFWDARMAMQGMEFMGDVPWRKLYLHGLVRAADGQKMSKSKGNVVDPLGLIDKFGADALRFFMAAMESQGRDVKMDEKRVEGYRNFATKLWNAARFLQSNGVTASTSHEAPAAILPVNRWIIAETVAAVQAIDIALAELRFDAASNAIYHFVWDQFCDWYIELTKGAMDAETRAVAGWAFDQILVMLHPFMPFITEELWHLTGTRASELIVAQWPQALAAVDAQAQAEIDWLIRLVSAIRTTRTELNVPPGAKLPMVVRDGSEETHRRLDRQGIALARLGRVESLTFGDPPAGGAAQIVVDEATFILPLEGVIDIAAEKTRLAKALAAAEKERDSLGGRLSNPSFVEKAKPEAVVKAREDHADKSAEADRLKAALDRLG, encoded by the coding sequence ATGACCGATCTGCCCAAAACATTCGACCCCGCCGATATCGAAGCCCGCTGGTACGCCCATTGGGAAGAACGCGGCCTGTTCCGCCCCGAACGGCCGGATGCCCAGCCCTATACCATCGTCAACCCCCCGCCCAATGTGACGGGCAGCCTGCACATCGGCCATGCGCTCGACAATACGTTGCAGGACATCATGATCCGCTACGAACGGTTGCGCGGCAAGGATGCGCTGTGGGTGGTCGGCACCGACCATGCGGGCATCGCGACGCAGATGGTGGTCGAACGGCAATTGAACGCAGCGGGGCAGAAACGCACCGACTATAGTCGTAACGACTTCGTAACGAAAGTTTGGGACTGGAAAGCGCAAAGCGGCGGCACCATCACTGGCCAGTTGCGACGGCTGGGCTGCTCGATGGACTGGGCCAACGAACGCTTCACCATGGACGAAGGCTTTTCCAAGGCCGTCGTCAAGACCTTCGTGGAACTGCACCAGCGCGGCCTGCTCTACCGCGACAAGCGGCTCGTGAACTGGGATCCCCATTTCCGCTCCGCCATTTCCGATCTGGAGGTCGAAACGAAGGAGACGAAGGGCGGCTTCTGGCACTTCCGCTACCCGCTGGCAGACGGCGCGCAATTAAGTGATGGCACTGTCCATGTCGTTGTCGCCACAACGCGCCCGGAAACGATGCTGGCCGACATGGCAATCGCTGTAAATGCTGAGGATTCCCGCTATAAGGACGTCATCGGCAAGCATATCATTTTGCCGATTACCGGACGCCGTATCCCTATCGTCGCGGACGATCATGCCGACCCGGAACTGGGGTCCGGCGCGGTCAAGATCACGCCCGGCCACGACTTCAACGATTTCGAAGTCGGCAAGCGCGCAGGCTCTAAGGCCGCCGACATGCTCAACATGTTCGACGCCGACGCCAATGTCGTCCAGACCGCCGACGGCCTGATCCCAGACCGCTTCCTTGGCCTCCACCGCTTCAAGCGCGATGGCGTGGACGGCGCGCGCGAAGCCGTGGTCGCAGAAATGAAGGCGCTGGGCCTGCTGGTCCCCCATGTCACGAAAAACAAGGAGGGTGAGGAAGTCGCCGCCGACTTCGAACCGCGCACCATCCAGACCCCCTATGGCGACCGCTCCGGCGTGGTCATCGAACCCTGGCTGACCGACCAATGGTATGTCGACGCCGCCAAGCTGGCACAGGCACCGATGCAGGCGGTTCGCGACGGCCGGATCGAAATCGTCCCCAAGACATGGGAAAAGACCTTCTTCAACTGGATGGAAAATATCCAGCCCTGGTGCGTCTCCCGCCAGCTTTGGTGGGGCCATCAGATCCCGGCTTGGTTCGATGAAGATGGCACGCCTTATGTCGCTGAAACCGAAGCCGAAGCGCAAGCGCTGGCCGGTAACAAGGCGCTGGTGCGCGACCCGGACGTCCTCGACACCTGGTTCTCCTCCGCGCTCTGGCCGTTCGGCACGCTGGGCTGGCCGGAACAGAGCGAGAAGTTGTCACGCCATTATCCCAACGATTTGCTGATCTCCGGTTTCGACATCCTGTTCTTCTGGGATGCGCGGATGGCGATGCAGGGCATGGAGTTCATGGGCGATGTCCCATGGCGCAAACTCTATCTCCACGGGCTCGTCCGCGCCGCCGACGGCCAGAAAATGTCCAAGTCCAAGGGCAATGTGGTCGATCCGCTCGGCCTGATCGACAAGTTCGGCGCGGACGCGCTGCGCTTCTTCATGGCGGCGATGGAAAGCCAGGGCCGCGACGTGAAGATGGATGAGAAGCGAGTCGAGGGATACCGCAACTTCGCCACCAAACTGTGGAACGCCGCCCGCTTCCTCCAGTCGAACGGCGTCACAGCCTCCACCAGCCATGAAGCCCCCGCCGCGATACTGCCGGTCAACCGCTGGATCATCGCCGAAACAGTGGCAGCCGTGCAGGCGATCGACATCGCGCTCGCCGAACTGCGCTTCGATGCAGCCTCGAACGCCATCTATCATTTCGTCTGGGACCAGTTTTGCGACTGGTATATCGAACTCACCAAAGGCGCGATGGATGCGGAAACCCGCGCCGTGGCGGGCTGGGCGTTCGACCAGATATTGGTGATGCTCCACCCCTTCATGCCCTTCATCACCGAAGAATTGTGGCACCTGACCGGCACCCGCGCCAGCGAACTGATCGTCGCCCAATGGCCGCAGGCACTGGCCGCCGTGGACGCGCAAGCGCAGGCGGAAATCGACTGGCTGATCCGGCTGGTCAGCGCGATCCGCACCACGCGCACCGAACTCAACGTCCCTCCGGGCGCGAAGCTGCCGATGGTGGTCCGCGACGGGTCGGAAGAAACGCATCGCCGCCTCGACCGGCAGGGGATCGCTCTTGCGCGTCTGGGCAGGGTCGAAAGTCTGACCTTCGGTGATCCGCCAGCAGGCGGCGCGGCGCAGATCGTGGTGGATGAAGCCACCTTCATCCTGCCGCTCGAAGGCGTGATCGACATCGCAGCGGAAAAGACTCGCCTCGCCAAGGCGCTGGCCGCTGCGGAAAAGGAACGCGATTCGCTGGGCGGTCGCCTGTCCAACCCCAGCTTCGTGGAAAAGGCCAAGCCCGAAGCCGTCGTCAAGGCGCGGGAGGATCATGCCGACAAGAGCGCCGAGGCAGACCGGCTGAAGGCGGCGCTAGACCGGCTGGGCTGA
- a CDS encoding DUF2497 domain-containing protein: MGDMTKEPSMEEILSSIKRIIAEEGEEAMQAAPRRGRAEPAPKAEASFAPTFTPVEEVLELTDEIPLEEAVPAPKAAPKAKPVAAVAAEDSILSVESEVAARHSLSALSSMLVTPQDGGDNTLDGLVRAMLKPMLKEWLDARLPALVEDMVAKEIARITAR; this comes from the coding sequence GTGGGCGACATGACCAAGGAACCGTCGATGGAGGAAATTCTCTCCTCCATCAAACGGATCATCGCCGAAGAGGGCGAGGAAGCGATGCAGGCCGCCCCGCGTCGCGGCCGCGCCGAACCCGCGCCCAAGGCCGAAGCGTCCTTCGCGCCGACCTTTACGCCGGTCGAAGAAGTGCTGGAACTGACCGACGAAATCCCGCTGGAGGAAGCCGTGCCTGCGCCCAAAGCTGCCCCCAAGGCAAAGCCCGTCGCTGCCGTCGCGGCGGAGGATTCGATCCTGTCGGTCGAAAGCGAAGTCGCCGCACGCCATTCCCTGTCCGCGCTGTCGTCCATGCTGGTCACGCCGCAGGATGGCGGTGACAATACGCTCGACGGTCTGGTCCGCGCGATGTTGAAACCGATGCTCAAGGAATGGCTCGACGCGCGCCTGCCCGCTCTGGTCGAGGACATGGTCGCCAAGGAAATCGCGCGTATCACTGCGCGCTAA
- a CDS encoding TolC family outer membrane protein, with translation MTAKRLSFRRTTATALLLLTSGLANPAMAETLQGALAKAYASNPTLTGARAGQRATDENVPIQKASGRPSVQSQAQFQELVVRPSNSFLAPHRSASASVSIDVPIYQGGAVRDGVKAAKTRVEAGQANLRGTEASIFSQVVGAYMDVIRDSAIVSLNLANINVLNTNLQASNDRFEVGDLTRTDVAQSQSRLALAQSDLQNAQANLIASRENYIALVGEAPDNLEAPPILPGLPETPEAAVQVALADNPDILSAQKAREAARYDVKVAKAGSLPTLSGFTQGSYTDYMDSDIAANKQAAVGATLAIPLYQGGRPAAQVRQRQAQESQAMEQQIEVERGVIAQTRSAFASWQASLNAIESNQKAVDASGLSLEGVRAENSVGSRTILDILDAEQEALRARVQLVTVRRNAYVAGFSLLAAMGHAQADDLGLESGTLYDPTVNYGRVKGKWFDWDYDAAPMPLATRTVDTLPQNANVSPDAAQRP, from the coding sequence ATGACAGCAAAGCGACTTTCTTTTCGGCGGACCACCGCTACGGCCTTGCTGTTGCTGACTTCCGGGCTGGCGAATCCGGCCATGGCCGAAACGCTGCAAGGCGCACTGGCCAAGGCTTATGCCTCCAACCCGACGCTGACCGGCGCACGGGCGGGGCAGCGCGCGACCGATGAAAATGTGCCGATTCAAAAGGCATCGGGGCGGCCCTCTGTCCAGTCGCAGGCGCAGTTTCAGGAACTGGTGGTCCGACCGTCCAACAGCTTCCTGGCCCCCCATCGTTCGGCCAGCGCCAGCGTCAGCATCGACGTGCCTATCTACCAGGGTGGGGCGGTGCGCGACGGGGTGAAGGCGGCGAAAACCCGCGTGGAAGCGGGGCAGGCCAATTTGCGCGGCACCGAAGCCAGCATTTTCTCGCAAGTGGTCGGCGCCTATATGGATGTCATCCGCGACAGTGCGATCGTTTCGCTCAACCTGGCGAATATCAACGTGCTGAACACGAACCTTCAGGCCAGCAATGACCGGTTCGAAGTCGGCGACCTGACCCGCACCGACGTTGCGCAATCGCAATCGCGCCTCGCCCTGGCGCAGTCCGATTTGCAGAATGCGCAGGCGAACCTGATCGCCAGCCGCGAAAATTACATCGCGCTGGTGGGTGAGGCGCCCGACAATCTGGAAGCGCCGCCGATATTGCCGGGCCTGCCCGAAACACCCGAAGCCGCCGTGCAGGTCGCCCTGGCCGACAATCCCGATATCCTGTCTGCGCAAAAGGCGCGGGAAGCGGCCCGTTACGATGTGAAGGTTGCAAAGGCCGGTAGCCTGCCGACCCTGTCCGGCTTCACCCAGGGCAGCTATACCGATTATATGGACAGCGACATTGCCGCCAACAAGCAGGCAGCGGTAGGGGCTACACTGGCGATCCCGCTCTATCAGGGCGGTCGTCCTGCCGCGCAGGTGCGCCAGCGCCAGGCGCAGGAATCGCAGGCGATGGAACAGCAGATCGAAGTCGAACGTGGCGTCATTGCCCAGACGCGCAGCGCTTTTGCCAGTTGGCAGGCATCGCTCAACGCGATCGAATCGAACCAGAAAGCCGTCGATGCGTCCGGCCTGTCGCTGGAAGGTGTGCGGGCGGAAAATTCGGTCGGCAGCCGCACGATCCTCGACATTCTCGACGCCGAGCAGGAAGCGCTCCGGGCGCGGGTGCAACTCGTTACCGTGCGGCGCAACGCCTATGTCGCCGGGTTCAGCCTGCTCGCGGCCATGGGCCATGCGCAGGCGGACGATCTGGGGCTGGAAAGCGGCACGCTCTACGATCCCACGGTCAATTATGGCCGGGTGAAGGGCAAATGGTTCGACTGGGACTATGATGCCGCGCCCATGCCGTTGGCGACGCGCACCGTTGACACATTGCCACAAAACGCCAATGTGAGTCCCGATGCGGCACAGCGGCCCTAA
- a CDS encoding protein-L-isoaspartate O-methyltransferase family protein: MTEQNFSSMRTAMVESQLRTSDVDDVRVIAAMAKLPREDYVPVERRAMAYIDRPVPLGGGRALNPPLVVGRLLTEAQVAPGDKVLLIGAATGYSAALLTALGAQVIAVEEEGGPDFAATTIVRGPLNAGSPDGAPYDLLFIDGAVEEVPATLVQQLVDGGRVVTGIVERGVTRLCSGRAVAGVLGLSSLADIEMIVLPGFAAPERFVF; the protein is encoded by the coding sequence GTGACCGAGCAGAATTTTTCTTCGATGCGGACCGCCATGGTCGAAAGCCAGCTGCGCACCAGCGACGTGGACGACGTGCGCGTGATCGCCGCGATGGCGAAGCTGCCGCGTGAGGATTATGTGCCGGTCGAACGCCGCGCCATGGCCTATATCGACCGTCCCGTTCCGCTCGGCGGTGGTCGCGCGCTCAATCCGCCGCTGGTAGTCGGCCGCCTGTTGACGGAGGCGCAGGTTGCGCCGGGCGACAAGGTGCTGTTGATCGGTGCGGCCACGGGCTACAGCGCTGCGCTGCTGACTGCGCTGGGCGCGCAGGTCATAGCGGTCGAGGAAGAAGGCGGGCCTGATTTCGCTGCCACGACCATAGTGCGTGGGCCACTGAACGCCGGATCGCCCGATGGCGCCCCCTATGATCTTTTGTTCATCGACGGCGCGGTGGAGGAAGTCCCCGCCACGCTCGTTCAGCAGCTTGTCGATGGGGGACGGGTAGTGACGGGTATCGTCGAACGGGGTGTCACGCGCCTGTGCAGCGGCCGTGCCGTGGCGGGCGTGCTGGGCCTTTCCAGCCTGGCCGACATCGAAATGATAGTGTTGCCGGGCTTTGCCGCGCCGGAGCGGTTCGTTTTTTGA